From a single Cupriavidus taiwanensis LMG 19424 genomic region:
- a CDS encoding FAD-binding oxidoreductase gives MAPVQDPSALLAELAGVLDPAGLQVGDAIETRFRKDWYAPLDPHPPVAVARPRSTAQVSAVLAICNRHRQPVVPQGGLTGLAGAATPAGGELVLSLERMRGVEEIDAQAGTMTVLAGTTLQAAQEAARAADWLFPVDLGARGSCQIGGNIATNAGGNRVIRYGMMREQVLGLEAVLADGTVVSSLNKMQKNNAGYDLRQLFVGSEGTLGVITRAVLRLAPLPGCTQTALCALRSYEDVVALLRHAQRRLSGRVSAFEAMWADFYELVTTRVPGVRAPLPAGSPFYVLVDLQGNDAGQDGAAFESMLETAMEAGLITDAAVATSEKEAEHFWKLRDAVAEFPVMWAPNAAYDVSLPIGQIGRFAESLRAAVLARWPHAELVNFGHVGDSNLHVSIYLPGATAEDFPEHEISEVLYPKVQEFDGSISAEHGIGTHKKPFLGHSRTPEALALMRSLKRSLDPNLILCPGRVIDVDPELPR, from the coding sequence ATGGCACCCGTGCAAGACCCCTCCGCCCTGCTGGCCGAACTGGCCGGCGTCCTCGATCCCGCCGGCCTGCAGGTTGGCGATGCCATCGAAACCCGCTTCCGCAAGGACTGGTACGCACCACTGGACCCGCATCCGCCGGTCGCGGTGGCACGGCCGCGCAGCACGGCCCAGGTGTCGGCCGTGCTGGCCATCTGCAATCGCCACCGGCAGCCGGTGGTGCCGCAGGGTGGTCTGACCGGACTGGCGGGCGCCGCAACGCCTGCCGGCGGCGAACTGGTGCTGTCGCTAGAGCGCATGCGCGGCGTGGAAGAAATCGATGCGCAGGCCGGCACCATGACCGTGCTGGCCGGCACCACGCTGCAGGCCGCGCAGGAAGCCGCGCGCGCGGCGGACTGGCTGTTTCCGGTGGACCTGGGCGCGCGCGGCAGTTGCCAGATCGGCGGCAACATCGCCACCAACGCGGGCGGCAACCGCGTGATCCGCTACGGCATGATGCGCGAGCAGGTGCTTGGGCTGGAGGCGGTGCTGGCAGACGGCACTGTGGTCAGCTCGCTCAACAAGATGCAGAAGAACAACGCCGGCTACGATCTGCGCCAGCTATTTGTCGGCAGCGAAGGTACGCTCGGCGTGATTACGCGCGCCGTGCTGCGCCTGGCGCCACTACCGGGCTGCACGCAGACTGCCCTGTGCGCGCTGCGCAGCTATGAAGACGTGGTGGCGCTGCTGCGCCATGCGCAACGCCGGCTGTCCGGCCGCGTGTCGGCCTTCGAGGCGATGTGGGCCGATTTCTATGAACTGGTGACGACGCGCGTGCCCGGCGTACGCGCCCCGCTGCCCGCCGGCTCACCGTTCTATGTGCTGGTCGACCTGCAGGGCAACGACGCCGGACAGGACGGCGCGGCCTTTGAATCGATGCTGGAAACGGCGATGGAAGCCGGCCTGATCACCGACGCTGCCGTTGCCACCAGCGAAAAGGAAGCCGAGCACTTCTGGAAGCTGCGCGACGCGGTCGCCGAGTTCCCGGTGATGTGGGCGCCCAATGCCGCCTACGACGTGAGCCTGCCGATCGGCCAGATCGGCCGCTTCGCCGAGAGCCTGCGCGCGGCGGTGCTGGCGCGCTGGCCGCACGCCGAGCTGGTAAACTTCGGCCATGTGGGCGACAGCAACCTGCATGTCAGCATTTATCTTCCCGGCGCGACGGCCGAGGACTTTCCCGAGCATGAGATCAGCGAGGTGCTCTACCCCAAGGTGCAAGAGTTCGACGGCAGTATTTCCGCCGAGCATGGCATCGGCACGCACAAGAAGCCGTTCCTTGGGCATTCGCGCACGCCCGAGGCGCTCGCGTTGATGCGCTCACTCAAACGGTCACTGGATCCCAACCTTATCTTGTGCCCGGGCCGGGTAATCGACGTGGACCCGGAACTGCCAAGGTGA
- a CDS encoding ABC transporter permease — translation MKAFLQRYCRNYGAVIGLLVLLSVLALALLAPVFYEESPWLMVAEPLVQPFTDPALPFGTDMLGRDITAGMLYGARVSLLVGVISTAVALAVGIAVGAVAGYCGGRVDDALMRITEFFQTIPQLAMAVVIVAIFNPSIYSIVAAISVVSWPPVARLVRGEFLSLKQREFVQAAVVIGQKPVRIIATQILPNAMSPIIVSASFMVATAILTESALAFLGLGDRNMMSWGFMIGAARTMIREAWWMSMWPGVAILLTVLSINLIGEGLNDAMNPQLRRRGE, via the coding sequence ATGAAAGCCTTCCTGCAACGTTATTGCCGAAACTATGGCGCGGTGATCGGCCTGCTGGTGCTGCTGTCAGTGCTGGCGCTGGCACTGCTCGCGCCCGTGTTCTACGAAGAGTCGCCGTGGCTGATGGTGGCCGAGCCGCTGGTGCAGCCGTTCACCGACCCGGCGCTTCCGTTCGGTACCGACATGCTCGGCCGCGACATCACAGCCGGCATGCTGTACGGCGCGCGGGTCTCGCTGCTGGTCGGCGTGATCTCCACTGCGGTGGCGCTTGCCGTCGGCATCGCCGTGGGCGCGGTCGCGGGCTATTGCGGCGGCCGTGTCGACGATGCGCTGATGCGAATCACCGAGTTCTTCCAGACCATTCCCCAACTGGCGATGGCGGTGGTGATCGTGGCGATCTTCAATCCGTCGATCTATTCCATCGTCGCCGCCATCTCGGTGGTGTCGTGGCCGCCCGTGGCGCGCCTGGTGCGGGGCGAGTTCCTGTCGCTCAAGCAGCGCGAGTTCGTGCAGGCCGCGGTGGTGATCGGGCAGAAGCCGGTGCGCATCATTGCCACGCAGATCCTGCCCAATGCGATGTCGCCGATCATCGTGTCGGCCTCGTTCATGGTTGCCACCGCGATCCTGACCGAGTCGGCGCTGGCCTTCCTGGGCTTGGGCGACCGCAACATGATGAGCTGGGGCTTCATGATCGGCGCGGCCCGCACCATGATCCGCGAAGCGTGGTGGATGAGCATGTGGCCCGGCGTGGCGATCCTGCTGACGGTGTTGTCGATCAACCTGATCGGCGAGGGCCTGAACGACGCCATGAACCCGCAACTGCGCCGCCGCGGCGAGTGA
- the ppk1 gene encoding polyphosphate kinase 1: MTNESSSMQDESADRRGEGRTGEQADSATLSNGNARYIHPELSQLAFFDRVLQQAADPAMPLLERLRALCTFSSNLDEFYEVRVAGLKEQCALSSPVVGPDGMTPQAVYAAVNRRVRELVEQQYRLFNDVLIPAMAQEQICFLRRPSWNAEQKAWIRAFFFAELMPVLTPIRLDPAHPFPRVLNKSLNFAVELEGKDAFGRSSGNAIVQAPRALPRVIALPASIAGCQHGFVFLSSILHAHVGELFSGMTVRGCYQFRVTRNSQLFVDEEEVKNLREALQGELPHRHLGDAVRLEVADNCPRAMTAFLQEQFGLGPGEVFSVNGPVNLVRLMHVPDQVDRPDLKYLPFRPGLPKVLREQPDVFRAMRDGDILLHHPFQSFAPVVDFVRQAAQDPDVVAISQTVYRAGYDSALLSSLIEAARNGKEVTAVVELMARFDEEANIGWAAQLEEAGAHVVYGVVGFKAHAKMLMAVRREDGALRRYVHLGTGNYHHETSRTYTDFGLLTCNESLTRDVAQVFSQLTGRGQTQSLTHIWQSPFTLKSQLLAAIRREAAHARAGRKSRMIAKMNVLLEPELIQALYDASADGVRIDLIVRGACALRPGIAGLSEHITVRSVMGRFLEHSRIFYFHDGGAEKVMLSSGEWMDRSLSRRIEICFPVLDPVLKARVISEGLKPYLSDRREAWMMTSEGDYARQPVPEGESAQRMLLAALT; encoded by the coding sequence TCCAATGGCAATGCACGTTATATCCACCCCGAACTCAGCCAGCTGGCGTTCTTTGACCGCGTCCTGCAGCAGGCGGCCGATCCCGCCATGCCGCTGCTCGAGCGCCTGCGGGCCCTGTGCACCTTCAGCAGCAACCTGGACGAGTTCTATGAAGTCCGGGTGGCGGGGTTGAAGGAGCAGTGCGCACTGTCGTCGCCGGTGGTCGGCCCGGACGGGATGACGCCGCAGGCAGTCTATGCCGCGGTCAACCGGCGGGTGCGGGAGCTGGTCGAGCAACAGTACCGGCTGTTCAACGACGTGCTGATTCCCGCCATGGCGCAGGAGCAGATCTGCTTTCTGCGACGGCCATCGTGGAACGCCGAGCAGAAGGCCTGGATCCGCGCGTTCTTCTTTGCCGAGCTGATGCCGGTCCTGACGCCGATCCGGCTGGATCCGGCGCATCCCTTTCCACGCGTGCTGAACAAGAGCCTGAACTTCGCCGTGGAGCTCGAGGGGAAGGACGCCTTCGGCCGCAGCTCCGGCAATGCGATCGTGCAGGCGCCAAGAGCCTTGCCACGCGTCATCGCGCTGCCGGCGAGCATAGCCGGATGCCAGCACGGCTTTGTGTTCCTGTCCTCGATCCTGCATGCCCATGTCGGCGAGCTGTTCAGTGGCATGACGGTTCGCGGGTGCTACCAGTTCCGCGTCACCCGGAACAGCCAGCTGTTCGTGGACGAGGAAGAGGTCAAGAACCTGCGCGAGGCGCTGCAGGGCGAACTGCCGCACCGGCATCTTGGCGATGCGGTGCGGCTGGAGGTGGCGGACAATTGTCCCCGCGCCATGACCGCGTTCCTGCAGGAACAGTTCGGGCTGGGGCCCGGCGAAGTGTTCTCGGTCAATGGTCCGGTCAACCTGGTCCGGCTGATGCACGTGCCCGACCAGGTCGACCGGCCGGACCTGAAATACCTGCCTTTCCGGCCCGGCCTGCCCAAGGTCCTGCGGGAACAGCCGGACGTCTTTCGCGCCATGCGCGATGGCGACATCCTGCTGCACCATCCCTTCCAGTCGTTTGCGCCGGTGGTCGATTTCGTCAGGCAGGCGGCGCAGGATCCGGATGTCGTGGCAATCAGCCAGACGGTGTATCGCGCCGGGTACGACTCGGCGCTGCTGTCGTCGCTGATCGAGGCGGCGCGCAACGGCAAGGAAGTCACGGCCGTGGTGGAGCTGATGGCCCGCTTCGATGAAGAGGCCAATATCGGATGGGCGGCGCAGCTGGAGGAAGCCGGCGCGCATGTGGTCTACGGCGTCGTCGGTTTCAAGGCGCATGCCAAGATGCTCATGGCGGTGCGGCGGGAGGACGGAGCGCTCAGGCGCTATGTGCATCTCGGCACTGGAAACTATCACCATGAGACGTCGCGCACCTATACCGATTTCGGATTGCTGACCTGCAACGAATCGCTGACCCGGGACGTGGCGCAAGTCTTCAGCCAGCTGACCGGCCGCGGCCAGACGCAAAGCCTGACCCATATCTGGCAGTCGCCGTTTACGTTAAAGAGCCAGTTGCTGGCGGCGATCCGACGTGAGGCCGCGCACGCCAGGGCCGGGCGCAAGTCGCGCATGATCGCCAAGATGAATGTGCTGCTGGAGCCGGAACTGATCCAGGCGCTATACGATGCGTCGGCCGACGGCGTGCGCATCGACCTGATCGTCCGGGGCGCATGCGCGTTGCGTCCGGGTATCGCCGGACTGTCCGAGCACATCACGGTGAGATCGGTCATGGGCCGCTTTCTCGAACACTCGCGCATTTTCTATTTTCACGATGGCGGGGCGGAAAAGGTCATGCTGTCCAGTGGCGAATGGATGGACCGAAGCCTGTCCCGCCGGATCGAGATCTGTTTTCCGGTGCTCGATCCCGTGTTGAAGGCGCGTGTGATATCCGAAGGGCTGAAGCCGTATCTGTCCGACCGGCGCGAAGCGTGGATGATGACGTCCGAAGGGGACTATGCGCGCCAGCCTGTGCCTGAAGGCGAGTCGGCACAGCGCATGCTGCTGGCTGCACTGACCTGA
- the pdxR gene encoding MocR-like pyridoxine biosynthesis transcription factor PdxR yields the protein MKETILSELLLQRLERPAGTQAERNGTHMNRQLYELIRQEILAGSISAGSKLPASRLLATEIGVSRNTVLYAYEQLLAEGYVTASTGRGTFVSQTFPDHSALHKAGARIGTTSVPAVQQNSNRFDLSRRGMHLVSNAGASDRQWGAFMAGVPDVSLFPHATWARLLNKHWRNPRPELLTYAHHGGYMPLRRVLAEHLRLARAVRCEPEQIILTTGIHQAIDLIARLLADPGDKAWMEDPGYWGTRSLLTNAGVDVIPVPVDEEGIAPDAARLQDPPRFIFATPSHQYPLGTVMSLTRRRMLLEYARQRGAWIVEDDYDSEFRFEGRPLASLQGLDEHDRVIYMGTFSKTLFPGLRMGFMVLPKPLAPHFATGLSELFREGQLMQQAVLADFIEEGHYATHLRRMRQRYAQRQGLLREAIAKRFGQDWPTSTHEAGLHLVMHLPPGADDLGISMAARTQGLSARPLSRYYSDEQRARQGLLLGYACVPEDDIGPAFHKLAEVIEPALEHLARTRQPPREFSARINNEAWSGA from the coding sequence TTGAAGGAAACGATTCTGTCCGAGTTGTTGCTGCAGCGGCTGGAGCGTCCGGCGGGGACGCAGGCGGAGCGCAACGGGACGCATATGAACCGCCAGCTGTATGAGCTGATTCGGCAGGAAATCCTTGCTGGCTCTATCTCCGCGGGCAGCAAGCTGCCTGCGTCGCGGCTGCTGGCGACCGAGATAGGGGTTTCCCGCAATACCGTTCTGTACGCGTATGAGCAGTTGCTGGCGGAGGGATACGTCACCGCTTCGACCGGGCGTGGCACCTTTGTCTCGCAGACTTTTCCCGACCATAGTGCGTTGCACAAGGCCGGTGCGCGGATTGGCACCACGTCTGTGCCCGCAGTGCAGCAAAACTCAAACCGCTTCGATCTGTCGCGACGCGGCATGCATCTCGTGTCCAACGCCGGCGCGTCGGACCGGCAATGGGGCGCCTTCATGGCGGGCGTGCCCGATGTCTCGCTGTTTCCGCATGCGACCTGGGCGCGGCTGCTGAACAAGCACTGGCGCAATCCGCGCCCGGAATTGCTGACCTACGCCCACCACGGCGGCTATATGCCGCTGCGGCGCGTGCTGGCCGAGCACCTGCGGCTGGCGCGCGCGGTGCGCTGCGAGCCCGAGCAGATCATCCTGACCACCGGCATCCACCAGGCCATCGACCTGATCGCGCGCCTGCTGGCCGATCCGGGGGACAAGGCGTGGATGGAAGACCCGGGCTACTGGGGCACGCGCAGCCTGCTGACCAATGCGGGGGTCGACGTGATTCCGGTGCCGGTGGATGAGGAAGGCATCGCGCCCGACGCGGCGCGGCTGCAGGACCCGCCGCGCTTTATCTTTGCGACGCCCTCGCACCAGTACCCGCTCGGCACGGTGATGAGCCTGACGCGCCGGCGCATGCTGCTGGAATACGCGCGGCAGCGCGGCGCGTGGATCGTCGAGGACGACTACGACAGCGAGTTCCGCTTCGAAGGTCGGCCGCTGGCTTCGCTGCAGGGCCTGGACGAGCACGACCGGGTGATCTACATGGGCACCTTCTCCAAGACGCTTTTTCCCGGGCTGCGCATGGGCTTCATGGTGCTGCCCAAGCCGCTGGCACCGCATTTCGCCACAGGCCTGTCGGAACTGTTCCGCGAGGGGCAGCTGATGCAGCAGGCGGTGCTCGCGGACTTTATCGAGGAGGGCCACTATGCCACGCACCTGCGCCGCATGCGCCAGCGCTATGCGCAGCGCCAGGGCCTGCTGCGCGAGGCCATCGCCAAGCGCTTCGGCCAGGACTGGCCAACCTCCACGCACGAGGCCGGGCTGCACCTGGTGATGCACCTGCCGCCGGGCGCCGACGATCTCGGCATCAGCATGGCGGCGCGTACGCAGGGCCTGTCGGCGCGGCCGCTATCGCGCTACTACAGTGACGAACAGCGGGCGCGGCAGGGACTGCTGCTGGGCTACGCCTGCGTGCCGGAGGACGATATCGGACCCGCCTTCCACAAGCTTGCCGAAGTCATCGAGCCTGCGCTGGAGCACCTGGCCCGTACGCGCCAGCCGCCACGCGAATTCAGCGCGCGCATCAACAACGAAGCGTGGAGCGGTGCGTGA
- a CDS encoding ArgE/DapE family deacylase, which translates to MSGPDSLTASSSSDPVAVPTTAELSQAVRELLPYMVETLSGFVAAKSPSGEEQPAADFIEGALAELGLASERIALRTEDIRHLPMYSPACCPDGGRYNLLATHRPSRKGGRSVLFNGHLDVVPTGPESMWSQSPFAPVVKDGWLYGRGAGDMKGGIVCALAAFKALASLGLQPAGAVGFNAVLEEENTGNGALATVAALRSAVGAGKLACFDTVIIPEPLGESLMSAQVGVFWMFIDLTGKPAHAAYMTSGVSPVEAGIAVMEDLRQLEAEWNRPEHRPAAYRDHAHPINFNLGQIQGGEWNSSVPCTCTLGVRIGFFPNMDIDAAKATVAARIRATVERLASNLELRIRYEGFHAPGCEFDLDVPSMQALGEAHRKVNGTPIRREATTATTDARHFRIGLETPVTCYGPEARNIHGIDESVSLESMVRVTTTLAQFLLDWCGVEPAGDAA; encoded by the coding sequence ATGTCAGGTCCCGATTCCCTCACGGCCAGCTCGTCCTCCGACCCGGTGGCGGTACCCACCACCGCTGAACTCTCGCAAGCCGTGCGCGAACTCCTGCCTTATATGGTCGAGACGCTGTCCGGCTTCGTGGCGGCCAAGAGCCCGTCGGGCGAGGAGCAGCCCGCGGCGGACTTCATCGAAGGCGCGCTGGCCGAACTCGGCCTGGCTTCCGAACGCATCGCGCTGCGCACCGAAGACATCCGCCACCTGCCGATGTATTCGCCGGCGTGCTGCCCGGACGGCGGCCGCTACAACCTGCTGGCGACGCACCGGCCCAGCCGCAAGGGCGGCCGCTCGGTGCTGTTCAACGGCCACCTCGACGTGGTGCCGACCGGTCCGGAATCGATGTGGAGCCAGTCGCCGTTCGCGCCGGTGGTGAAGGACGGCTGGCTCTACGGCCGCGGCGCCGGCGACATGAAGGGCGGCATCGTGTGCGCGCTGGCCGCGTTCAAGGCGCTTGCCAGCCTGGGACTGCAGCCGGCCGGGGCGGTTGGCTTCAATGCGGTGCTGGAAGAAGAGAACACCGGCAACGGCGCGCTGGCCACGGTGGCGGCGCTGCGCAGCGCGGTCGGTGCCGGCAAGCTGGCTTGCTTCGACACCGTGATCATTCCCGAGCCACTGGGCGAGAGCCTGATGAGCGCGCAGGTCGGCGTGTTCTGGATGTTCATCGACCTGACCGGCAAGCCGGCCCACGCGGCCTACATGACCAGCGGCGTCAGCCCCGTCGAGGCCGGCATCGCGGTGATGGAAGACCTGCGCCAGCTCGAAGCCGAATGGAACCGCCCGGAGCACCGGCCGGCGGCGTATCGCGACCACGCCCACCCGATCAACTTCAATCTCGGCCAGATCCAGGGCGGCGAGTGGAACTCGTCGGTGCCGTGCACCTGCACGCTGGGCGTGCGCATCGGCTTCTTCCCCAATATGGATATCGACGCGGCCAAGGCCACGGTGGCAGCGCGCATCCGCGCCACGGTGGAACGCCTGGCCAGCAATCTCGAACTGCGCATCCGCTATGAAGGCTTCCACGCCCCCGGCTGCGAATTCGATCTTGATGTGCCCAGCATGCAGGCGCTGGGCGAAGCGCACCGCAAGGTCAATGGCACGCCGATCCGCCGCGAGGCGACCACGGCAACCACCGATGCCCGGCATTTCCGCATCGGCCTGGAAACGCCGGTGACCTGCTACGGGCCCGAGGCCCGCAATATCCACGGCATCGACGAATCGGTGTCGCTGGAAAGCATGGTGCGAGTGACCACGACGCTGGCCCAGTTCCTGCTGGACTGGTGCGGCGTGGAACCGGCCGGCGACGCGGCCTGA
- a CDS encoding ABC transporter substrate-binding protein, whose translation MNRFTMRLTKSVLSMAFAAAGLSLLPLALPTGHAMAQTKGGTLSGIVQPEPPILVSAMNSQAPTQYVAGKIYQGLLTYSPDLKPQPELAKSWTISPDGLTYTFELQKGVKWHDGKPFTSADVVFSIDKMLRDVHVRTRAVINKYMASIRAVNDSTVEIKLKEPFPPFISMFETGTMPMMPKHIYDGTDYRNNPANQKPVGTGPFMFKEWKKGAYIKLAKNPNYWKAGKPYLDELVFYVIPDSASRAVAFEKGDVQVLRGGDVDNVDVKRLRALPNVEYTTKGWEMFSPMASMLLNERKPPFDNVKVRQAVMHVLNRKMIVNNIFFGMGKPAVSPFSSTTLFFDKNMPEYDFNLKKARELVKASGVDVGKYPVKILSTSYGANWDRLDEYVKQMLEQLGFKVSIESADAGTWSARVSNWEFDLTTTYTYQYGDPALGVERLYVTRNIVKGTPFANVQGYSNPKADELWAKAGSTMDTAERQKLYSELQKILVTDVANANLFEVEFPTLYRKHVKNLVTTAIGLNESFDNVSIEKN comes from the coding sequence ATGAACCGATTCACGATGCGACTGACCAAGAGCGTGCTGTCGATGGCCTTTGCCGCCGCCGGCCTCTCGCTGCTGCCGCTGGCGCTGCCCACCGGCCATGCCATGGCCCAGACCAAGGGCGGCACGCTGTCCGGTATCGTCCAGCCCGAGCCGCCGATCCTGGTGAGCGCGATGAACTCGCAGGCGCCGACCCAGTATGTTGCCGGCAAGATCTACCAGGGCCTGCTGACCTACAGCCCCGACCTGAAGCCGCAGCCGGAACTGGCCAAGTCGTGGACCATCTCGCCGGACGGCCTGACCTACACCTTCGAGCTGCAGAAGGGCGTGAAGTGGCATGACGGCAAGCCCTTCACCTCGGCCGACGTGGTGTTCTCGATCGACAAGATGCTGCGCGACGTGCACGTGCGCACGCGCGCGGTCATCAATAAGTACATGGCGTCGATCCGCGCGGTCAATGACAGCACCGTCGAGATCAAGCTCAAGGAGCCGTTCCCGCCGTTTATCTCGATGTTCGAGACCGGCACCATGCCGATGATGCCCAAGCACATCTACGACGGCACCGACTACCGCAACAACCCGGCCAACCAGAAGCCGGTCGGCACCGGCCCCTTCATGTTCAAGGAGTGGAAGAAGGGCGCCTATATCAAGCTGGCGAAGAACCCCAACTACTGGAAGGCGGGCAAGCCCTACCTGGATGAGTTGGTGTTCTACGTGATTCCGGATTCCGCCTCGCGTGCGGTGGCCTTCGAGAAGGGCGACGTGCAGGTGCTGCGCGGCGGCGATGTCGACAACGTCGACGTCAAGCGCCTGCGCGCGCTGCCCAACGTGGAGTACACCACCAAGGGCTGGGAAATGTTCTCGCCGATGGCGAGCATGCTGCTCAACGAGCGCAAGCCGCCGTTCGACAACGTGAAGGTGCGCCAGGCGGTGATGCACGTGCTCAACCGCAAGATGATCGTCAACAACATCTTCTTCGGCATGGGCAAGCCGGCGGTCAGCCCGTTCTCGTCGACCACGCTGTTCTTCGACAAGAATATGCCCGAGTACGACTTCAACCTGAAGAAGGCGCGCGAGCTGGTCAAGGCGTCGGGCGTGGACGTGGGCAAGTACCCGGTCAAGATCCTGTCGACCTCGTACGGCGCCAACTGGGACCGCCTGGACGAGTACGTCAAGCAGATGCTCGAGCAGCTCGGCTTCAAGGTCAGCATCGAATCGGCCGACGCCGGCACCTGGTCGGCGCGCGTCAGCAACTGGGAATTCGACCTGACCACCACCTACACCTACCAGTACGGCGACCCCGCGCTGGGCGTTGAGCGGCTCTACGTGACGCGCAACATCGTCAAGGGCACGCCGTTCGCCAACGTGCAGGGCTACAGCAACCCGAAGGCGGATGAGCTGTGGGCCAAGGCCGGATCGACCATGGACACCGCGGAGCGCCAGAAGCTGTACAGCGAGCTGCAGAAGATCCTGGTGACCGACGTGGCCAACGCCAACCTGTTCGAGGTGGAGTTCCCCACGCTTTACCGCAAGCACGTCAAGAACCTCGTGACCACCGCCATCGGCCTGAACGAGTCCTTCGACAACGTCTCGATCGAGAAGAACTGA
- a CDS encoding ABC transporter permease yields MNFLSFLGARLGKAVVVVLGVVVINFFLIRMAPGDPATVMAGEAGAGDAAFVNQLREQFGLDKPVLTQLGIYLKGVAQLDLGYSYRNHLPVLDLILDRLPATFLLMSGAFLFSIVLGVLLGVIAARTRYENRRRWIDSAVMSGALLLYATPLFWLSLMAIILFSVVLGWLPAFGMETIGAGYTGLARVNDVALHMILPTVSLGCFFMAVYVRLTRASMLEVMGMDYVKTARAKGVPAGRVIRVHVLRNALLPVITFAGIQLGQMAGGAVLTETVFSWPGIGRLMFDALLQRDYQLLLGIFFVTSALVVFFNLVTDVIYRFIDPRIAAGGKGATA; encoded by the coding sequence GTGAACTTTCTATCCTTTCTTGGCGCCCGTCTCGGAAAGGCCGTCGTGGTCGTCCTTGGCGTGGTCGTCATCAACTTCTTCCTGATCCGGATGGCGCCGGGCGACCCGGCCACCGTGATGGCGGGCGAAGCCGGTGCCGGCGACGCCGCCTTCGTCAACCAGCTGCGCGAGCAGTTCGGGCTCGACAAGCCGGTGCTGACCCAGCTCGGCATCTATCTGAAGGGCGTGGCGCAGCTTGACCTGGGCTACTCCTACCGCAACCACCTGCCGGTCCTCGACCTGATCCTCGACCGGCTGCCCGCGACCTTCCTGCTGATGAGCGGGGCGTTTCTCTTTTCCATCGTGCTGGGCGTGCTGCTCGGCGTGATCGCGGCGCGCACCCGCTACGAAAACCGCCGCCGCTGGATCGACAGCGCGGTGATGTCGGGCGCGCTGCTGCTGTATGCGACGCCGCTGTTCTGGCTGTCGCTGATGGCGATCATCCTGTTCTCGGTCGTGCTCGGCTGGCTGCCCGCCTTTGGCATGGAGACCATCGGCGCCGGCTATACCGGCCTGGCCCGCGTCAACGACGTGGCGCTGCACATGATCCTGCCGACGGTGTCGCTGGGCTGCTTCTTCATGGCCGTGTACGTGCGCCTGACGCGCGCTTCCATGCTGGAGGTGATGGGCATGGACTATGTGAAGACCGCGCGCGCCAAGGGCGTCCCGGCCGGCCGCGTGATCCGCGTGCATGTGCTGCGCAACGCGCTGCTGCCGGTGATCACCTTCGCCGGCATCCAGCTGGGCCAGATGGCCGGCGGCGCGGTGCTGACCGAAACCGTGTTCTCGTGGCCGGGCATCGGCCGGCTGATGTTCGATGCGCTGCTGCAGCGCGACTACCAGTTGCTGCTCGGCATCTTCTTCGTGACCTCGGCGCTGGTGGTGTTCTTCAACCTGGTGACCGACGTGATCTACCGCTTTATCGACCCGCGCATCGCCGCGGGCGGCAAGGGAGCCACCGCATGA